The Sphingomonas sanxanigenens DSM 19645 = NX02 genome includes a region encoding these proteins:
- a CDS encoding AbrB family transcriptional regulator — MIARFVAALMLGAVGGALFTLVGSPLPWVLGSMTACAIASIAGLPVAAAAATRRPMAAIIGVVLGCSFHPGLFGLIGQSWLSLLLLPLFLAAAAMLCITWFRRVARFDPATAYFAGMPGGIAEMVIMGSERGADERSVAMIQGARIFLVVLVIPFLIRHFSGIAPNDGAAIGDITIPPDIDLLPWGGFSIVVGTLAARALRVPAWHLMGPMAVSATLHLSGVTDFRVPLWLLAAAQVGLGATIGCRFGGLSLAAFARILGLAAGSTLILLALTFAWAGAMSRISGLDPALLVLAYAPGGLAEMSMAALGLALEPGIVIVHHLVRIAAVIIGAPLAFRPSRNTAP, encoded by the coding sequence GTGATCGCGCGCTTCGTCGCGGCGCTGATGCTGGGAGCAGTCGGTGGGGCGCTGTTCACTCTGGTTGGAAGCCCGCTGCCGTGGGTGCTCGGATCGATGACAGCCTGCGCCATCGCCAGCATCGCCGGACTGCCCGTCGCAGCCGCGGCCGCGACTCGCCGGCCAATGGCCGCGATCATCGGGGTGGTGCTGGGATGCTCGTTTCATCCCGGCCTGTTCGGCCTGATCGGCCAATCCTGGCTGTCGCTCCTGTTGCTGCCACTGTTCCTTGCCGCCGCGGCCATGCTGTGCATCACTTGGTTTCGCCGCGTCGCGAGGTTCGATCCTGCCACCGCCTATTTCGCCGGCATGCCGGGCGGCATCGCCGAAATGGTGATCATGGGCAGCGAGCGCGGTGCCGACGAGCGCAGCGTGGCGATGATCCAGGGGGCACGCATCTTCCTCGTCGTGCTCGTGATCCCGTTCCTGATCCGCCATTTCAGCGGCATCGCGCCGAATGACGGGGCGGCGATCGGAGACATTACGATCCCTCCCGATATCGATCTTCTCCCGTGGGGCGGTTTCTCGATCGTCGTAGGCACGCTGGCGGCGCGCGCCCTGCGGGTACCCGCCTGGCATCTGATGGGCCCGATGGCGGTCAGCGCGACGCTCCATCTGTCGGGCGTCACCGATTTTCGCGTACCCTTGTGGCTTCTCGCCGCCGCACAGGTCGGCCTCGGCGCCACGATCGGCTGCCGCTTTGGCGGGCTGAGCCTGGCCGCCTTCGCACGGATCCTCGGTCTCGCCGCCGGGTCGACCCTGATCCTGCTGGCGCTCACCTTCGCCTGGGCGGGGGCAATGAGCCGGATCTCGGGGCTCGATCCAGCACTTCTCGTGCTCGCCTATGCGCCGGGCGGCCTGGCGGAGATGAGCATGGCGGCGCTGGGCCTCGCGCTCGAGCCCGGCATTGTCATCGTGCACCATCTCGTCCGCATTGCCGCCGTCATCATCGGCGCGCCGCTTGCCTTTCGTCCTTCAAGGAATACCGCTCCATGA